A window of the Hordeum vulgare subsp. vulgare chromosome 5H, MorexV3_pseudomolecules_assembly, whole genome shotgun sequence genome harbors these coding sequences:
- the LOC123399703 gene encoding putative disease resistance protein RGA3, whose amino-acid sequence MEVAVGSATSLLGKVWTTLSDGLVAAYVDSLQLGQNSEQIRDKLLHTQGLLHNAQAQLSDNPGLQRLLEKLSRDADHAEDLLDELHYFQIHDRLHGTNYATTQEAGPDLDSLVRHQALHAGSALRHTLTSLLHCFSCSSSTPKVKSDAAADDFAAAAVAGVTNSNSASADDNVDTLLHFDRVSMSRQIKSVLQGMQSHCNSVSNLLSSTPTNNTAVGVVLHRPQTVSMIIQDTLHGRTNTFEETLNRITAVTAGATHTQTLSVLPIVGPGGIGKTTFTTHLYNHARTDEHFQVKVWVCVSTDFDVLKLTREILGCIPATEGGGSNSNIANETTNLDQLQRSIAHRLKSKRFLIVLDDIWKCDGEDQWKTLLAPFTKGEAKGSMLLVTTRFPKVADMVKTVDPLELRGLEPNDFITFFEACIFGEEDKPKNYEDELAVIARKIADKLKGSPLAAKTVGRLLHKELSRQHWNGVLEKHQWLEQQNNDDIMPSLKISYDCLPFHLKKCFSYCGLFPEDHDFTSSEISHFWAAIGIIDAHHQASRNYLEQLVDNGFLMKKKSNYQGDRDRYYYVMHDLMHELSKSVSAQDCLNISGLDFRADAIPQSVRHLSINIEDRYDANFEQEMCKLRERIDIANLRTLMIFRRYQEERITKLLKDTFKEINSLRVLFIRVKSAQDFPYRFSKLIHLQYLKITSYNYSEDEMSLPSTLSRFYHLKFLHLYGWCRSFDLPEDFSHLENLHDFHARSEFHFNIRNVGKMKHLQELKEFHVRKESMGFELTELGALTELEGGLVIRGLEHVVTKEEATAAKLMLKRNLEELELLWGRTTDSDILDALRPHPNLRALRIANHGGTVGPRWLCLGDIWLTSLETLTLQGVSWSTLPPFAKLPNLKGLKLMKISGMLQFGPVCGGAPGKCFMRLKTVEFYEMPELAEWVVEPNCCSFPSLEDIRCFGCPNLRVMPLSEVCCTNLRRLIVSGCPKMSLPSMPHTSTLTCLVVKRYVSETLLSYDGKSLVVRGYGGALAYHNVDKVEEMDIANVSHISLTDIEKFKSLRELTVGRCDGLFPEELDGSFVLRSVKSLKLDVSHLTSSKSSLSKVLNCFPAVSVLRIFGDGNHDYEERAVQLPSSSSLQELTLWKCKGLVLVSVEKDNGRGIQEYKSLLQSLRISKCGEFLCRWPSSAICPFPASLRKLDIVGEPSMQSMALLSNLTSLTGLRLNYCSNLRVDGFNPLIAVNLINLEVCRCNTLAADLLSEVASHSHSQRAKLLPAESYISRLEVLKVDGISGLLVAPICNLLAPALHTLVFWYDNGRMESLTEEQEKALQLLTSLRTLEFFYCKVLQSLPQGLHRLSSLKELRVVGCPNIRSMPNKEGLPVSLRKLQMDRFSCSAEIKEQIEEIKRTRPDLSVVYF is encoded by the coding sequence atgGAGGTGGCTGTCGGCTCGGCGACGTCGCTCCTGGGCAAGGTGTGGACGACGCTGTCTGATGGTCTGGTGGCGGCGTACGTGGATAGCCTCCAGCTCGGCCAAAACTCGGAGCAGATCAGGGACAAGCTGCTGCACACGCAGGGCCTCCTGCACAACGCCCAGGCCCAGCTGAGCGACAACCCTGGCCTGCAGCGCTTGTTGGAGAAGCTGAGCAGGGACGCCGACCATGCTGAGGATCTCCTTGATGAGCTCCACTACTTCCAGATCCATGACAGGCTCCACGGCACCAACTACGCCACCACCCAAGAGGCCGGCCCGGATCTGGACAGCCTTGTCCGCCATCAAGCTCTCCACGCCGGTAGTGCTCTTCGCCACACCCTAACCAGCTTGCTCCACTGCTTTTCTTGCTCCTCCTCTACACCCAAGGTCAAGAGCGATGCTGCTGCTGAtgattttgctgctgctgctgttgccggCGTCACCAACTCCAACTCTGCTAGTGCTGATGACAATGTTGATACGCTGCTGCATTTTGACAGAGTGTCCATGTCCAGACAAATCAAGTCCGTGTTACAGGGCATGCAGTCCCACTGTAATTCCGTCTCCAATTTGCTCAGCAGTACCCCAACCAACAACACAGCAGTCGGCGTCGTCTTACATCGGCCTCAGACTGTTTCCATGATTATACAAGATACATTGCATGGCAGGACAAACACTTTTGAGGAAACTCTAAACCGTATCACCGCTGTTACCGCCGGTGCCACACACACTCAGACTCTTTCTGTTCTTCCTATAGTTGGTCCAGGGGGTATTGGAAAGACAACTTTCACCACTCACCTCTACAATCATGCAAGGACTGATGAGCACTTCCAAGTCAAGGTCTGGGTGTGTGTATCCACTGATTTCGATGTGCTCAAGCTCACCAGAGAGATCCTTGGCTGCATACCTGCAACTGAAGGGGGAGGAAGCAACAGCAACATTGCAAATGAAACAACCAATCTAGACCAGCTTCAGAGATCCATTGCACACCGTCTCAAGTCCAAGAGGTTTCTGATTGTCTTGGATGATATATGGAAATGCGACGGTGAGGATCAGTGGAAGACCCTCCTAGCTCCATTCACAAAGGGGGAAGCCAAAGGAAGCATGCTACTGGTCACTACTCGGTTCCCAAAGGTAGCAGACATGGTGAAAACTGTTGATCCACTGGAGCTGCGAGGTTTGGAGCCTAATGACTTCATCACATTCTTTGAAGCATGTATATTTGGTGAAGAAGACAAGCCGAAgaattatgaagatgagctagctgttATTGCACGAAAAATTGCAGACAAGCTAAAGGGTTCCCCATTGGCAGCGAAAACAGTTGGCAGGCTATTGCACAAGGAACTTTCTCGGCAACATTGGAATGGAGTTCTTGAAAAGCATCAGTGGCTAGAGCAGCAAaataatgatgatatcatgccatccTTAAAGATTAGCTACGATTGCCTCCCATTTCATCTAAAGAAATGCTTTTCCTATTGTGGCCTTTTCCCTgaagatcatgactttacttcttCAGAAATCAGTCATTTCTGGGCTGCAATAGGCATCATAGACGCTCATCACCAAGCCAGTAGGAATTACTTGGAACAACTAGTGGACAATGGTTTTCTCATGAAGAAGAAATCCAATTATCAGGGTGATCGTGATCGATACTACTATGTAATGCATGATTTGATGCATGAGCTATCTAAGAGTGTTTCTGCACAAGATTGCCTCAATATAAGTGGCTTAGATTTCAGAGCTGATGCCATCCCACAATCTGTTCGGCACTTATCTATCAACATAGAAGACAGATATGATGCAAATTTTGAGCAAGAAATGTGTAAACTAAGGGAGAGGATAGACATTGCTAATCTGCGGACTTTGATGATTTTCAGAAGATATCAAGAAGAAAGAATCACCAAGCTTTTGAAAGATACCTTTAAGGAAATAAATAGTCTGCGTGTCCTATTTATAAGGGTGAAGTCTGCACAAGATTTTCCATATAGGTTTTCAAAACTTATCCACCTCCAGTACCTCAAAATTACTTCATATAACTACAGTGAAGATGAAATGAGTTTGCCTAGTACACTATCAAGATTTTATCACTTGAAATTCTTGCACCTATATGGTTGGTGTCGTAGTTTTGATTTGCCTGAAGACTTTAGCCACCTTGAGAATTTACATGATTTCCATGCTAGaagtgaattccacttcaatattCGCAATGTCGGAAAGATGAAGCATCTGCAGGAGCTGAAAGAATTCCATGTCAGGAAGGAGAGCATGGGATTTGAACTGACAGAACTTGGGGCGTTGACAGAGCTTGAAGGAGGACTGGTTATACGTGGTCTTGAACACGTGGTAACCAAGGAGGAAGCTACTGCAGCCAAATTGATGTTGAAAAGGAATCTGGAGGAGTTGGAATTACTTTGGGGCAGAACTACAGATTCTGATATTCTTGATGCTCTTCGACCACACCCGAATCTTAGAGCACTTAGAATTGCAAATCATGGTGGTACAGTTGGTCCTAGATGGTTGTGTCTTGGAGACATCTGGTTAACAAGTTTGGAGACTCTCACTCTACAAGGCGTATCTTGGAGCACCCTCCCGCCTTTTGCGAAGCTACCAAATCTCAAGGGACTCAAATTGATGAAAATTTCTGGAATGCTTCAGTTTGGGCCTGTCTGTGGTGGCGCTCCAGGCAAATGTTTTATGCGCTTGAAGACAGTTGAGTTTTATGAGATGCCAGAACTTGCTGAATGGGTTGTGGAAcctaattgttgttcctttccaAGTCTTGAAGATATCAGATGCTTCGGTTGTCCGAATCTCCGTGTGATGCCCTTGTCGGAGGTATGTTGCACCAATTTGCGCAGACTTATAGTTTCTGGGTGCCCCAAGATGTCTCTGCCTTCCATGCCTCACACCTCCACACTGACATGTTTGGTTGTTAAAAGATATGTTTCTGAAACGTTGTTGTCTTATGATGGAAAGAGTTTGGTTGTTAGAGGGTATGGTGGTGCTTTGGCCTACCACAATGTGGATAAAGTAGAAGAAATGGATATTGCAAATGTATCACACATATCATTGACAGACATTGAAAAGTTTAAATCCTTAAGAGAGCTAACTGTCGGAAGATGCGACGGTTTGTTCCCTGAAGAGCTGGATGGCAGTTTTGTCTTGCGTTCAGTTAAGAGTCTCAAATTAGATGTATCTCATCTTACCAGCAGCAAATCATCATTGTCAAAAGTGTTAAATTGTTTCCCAGCTGTTTCTGTGTTGAGGATATTTGGAGATGGAAACCATGACTATGAGGAGCGTGCAGTACAGCTCCCATCATCCAGCTCACTGCAGGAACTTACCTTGTGGAAGTGTAAGGGCCTGGTTCTTGTGTCTGTGGAGAAGGATAATGGAAGAGGAATTCAGGAGTACAAGTCGTTGCTCCAATCATTAAGAATATCCAAATGTGGCGAATTTTTGTGCCGGTGGCCCTCCTCGGCCATTTGCCCTTTCCCTGCTTCCCTGAGAAAACTTGATATTGTGGGAGAGCCAAGCATGCAGTCAATGGCTCTGCTCTCAAACCTCACGTCCCTCACCGGACTAAGGCTAAACTACTGCAGTAATTTAAGAGTGGACGGATTCAATCCTCTCATCGCAGTCAACCTCATAAACTTGGAAGTGTGTAGGTGCAACACCTTAGCAGCAGATCTGCTCTCAGAGGTGGCCTCTCACTCTCACTCTCAGAGGGCCAAATTATTGCCTGCTGAAAGTTACATATCTAGATTGGAGGTACTCAAGGTGGATGGCATCTCTGGATTGCTTGTTGCTCCTATTTGCAACCTCCTCGCCCCGGCCCTCCACACACTTGTATTCTGGTATGATAATGGGAGGATGGAAAGCTTGACGGAAGAGCAAGAGAAAGCGCTGCAGCTCCTCACCTCCCTCCGGACACTAGAATTTTTCTATTGCAAGGTTCTGCAGTCCCTTCCTCAAGGGTTACATCGCCTTTCTTCTCTCAAGGAGTTACGTGTAGTTGGGTGTCCAAACATCCGATCGATGCCCAACAAGGAGGGCCTCCCGGTTTCGCTGAGAAaactgcagatggatcgtttcagTTGCAGCGCTGAGATAAAGGAGCAAATTGAGGAAATCAAAAGAACCAGGCCAGATTTATCCGTCGTGTATTTCTAA